Part of the Vigna angularis cultivar LongXiaoDou No.4 chromosome 1, ASM1680809v1, whole genome shotgun sequence genome, CTCTATTTTCCACCTCAAGGAACTATTTATAGTGACATGACATTCCCAAAAGAGCACAACGTGCGGCACTACACTACAAACCATAAATAAAGTAGATCGATAACAACATCCAATGTTGGTTCAATAGTTATCCCAAAACTAGGATGATGGGtggttatatatataaaagctgATTTATgacaatcatattttaaattagaaatatatttacCAACACAAACATCATATGCCATTGGATGTTATCCTTTCTCTTCTGTTTGCTAACGTTATggattaacaaataaatttatagttcaaaatagtggTTGGGATCCTCAGGGATTTCCGTGaagtttaattttcttttttatttcagtcCCGATATTTTCAAACAGCTGCAACAAAAAGTAAAGTTACTATGAGTTGCCACATTAAGATTACAACACAATCTAAGGAAATAGAATTAACATTATGCGACTTCTAGCCATCTGTGTTTTCTGTGTTGATATTATTGTCATTAAAACGATTCAAAGCTAACGTGACGGAGTTCAGAATATTTCACTAGTTTTATAACACCGTGCGAGACTTTTCAAAAGtgattcttttaatttttttcaaaaaaccaTTTGGAGAAGACATGTACTAAACAAATCACTAGCAACTTCGACAGACAGATTTAAAATGAggaaaaaattgttttacaaTCCCCTCGTGTTAACTTATCATGAAGATGCTCCTCAAAGAATGTAATAAGctgtcaaaaatataaaagttatatgaaaaataaaataaaatgcaaatgcaaatgcaacagGTTCGACacaagaaaacaatataaaacttGTATACATGATGGTCCTGCTATGATCTCTCCATATTAGAATCATCAACCTATAGGACTTCTGTTTTTGATGGGGAATCAAGCCACTTTTTTGAGTCCCAAAGGATATATACATGTTGTTGATCCATCACTGTTTGTCCCTATATTGTATCTCCATTTCCTACATTAAGGAACACAATTGCTTCCTTGATAGCCATTGAGGTGTTCATATGCGTAAGTTGAGGCACGTGCACAATCTGTTTGAAGATAAGAGACTTGAGAATATCCTTAACTACAGTTGACAGATGATCAGaatatgagaaaataaaaataaaaagtttaagtAGATAACCACATGATCAAAGAAAATTGCAATTCAAAATTACTTGATTTGATGTGTTACCATTTATGAACTCTAGTTTAAAATCTTTTGTATGGGAATCCAACTAAGATAGGCATGATCATATTTCAACCTATACCAGTGCATGACAATATTTCAACGTGATGCATTGTCGAGTAGAAAACTTGAATGGACATCACCATCCAGATAAGAGATGATCCAATTGGtaaattagaaacaaaattaaacaaattaaagaagAAGGAATTGAAATGAACGAAATGAGATAAAAACCTAATGAATGGTTCATTGGTGAACCTTATACATCTCAGAATATCCATCCTTGAATACTAATATTCACATATTATGGTTttcaattacatttttaatattaattatgacCCTTTTCCTGTAAATAGGCCTAAGTTGCATAAACCACTCAAGGAGATAATGTGGTAGTATTGCagttattctaatattttttacctGGATATTCATTCACCAGCAGAAAAGCATTTTAGCCACATCAAACCCTGACCAATTGCCTAGAAAATTCTTTCAGATTCTGAACATTCTGCATCATAGGTAAACATCTGCCTTCCCTTGGCATCCAGGAACAAGGAATTATCCCAATCCTCAAATGTAATCCAACCTGCTGTCCTTTTAAAGGTCAGGAGATTCCCAAGCATCAAGATGCGAAAAGAAGAAAGCCTAAGAGGCTTGCTAAAGAGATGTTCAACTACTCCTTCAGACCAATTATCTGACGGCCTTTCTGTTCACTTTCcattaaatcaatatatattcCACATATATACAAAGGGAAAAAGTATACACCAATGTTTGTACAACTCGTAAAATGAGTTTTGAATTACTTTCTGTGGTGTGTATACTTGGCATTGAAAGGAATACATATTTGATTGAAAACCTTTGCTTACAGAGAGGTCTTCAATATTTCCAACCCCAAACCTTTACGTTCTATGATCTGCTGCTCCTCTTGTTCCACCTTCGAGAATCAAACTTAGGGAAGGGTTGAAAGTTCCCCAACAGAAACAAATAATTAACCACTGCCATCATAGTAATCAAGAAAATCATTTGGCTGAGACTGCAAACTAGATATACTTCCTTGACCCCAGCCTTTCTGCACACGCTTAAGAGTTTTCAGTGCAATTCCAGTGCCGCCATCCCTGTCATATAATAGAACAGATCATTAATGAAGATGGAAGAATATGCAGCATTAGTAAATTAAGGATAGCACTCAAGAAAAGCCATAGACATTATAGAACCTGTGACAATCAaagtttcataaaataataGGGTCCTGGTTTGCATTTAATTTGATAGAACTACGATATTTGAGATGACTAAGAGGTGATAATTTTAAATGTCACATGATAAAGCAACTctttaaaagatgaaaaaaaatacaaaaacgtCTTCATGTTTGTCAGTTCGTCTAGGAAACCGTCTAACTATAAggtttagaaatgagaaccCACAAAATCCATCATGTTATGTTGTCCAACACATCCAAAAACAATTTTCACTCCTACTATCAAATTAAGAATCTTGTTTTCCAAATATGAACAGAATCCAAAAAACTGAAATACTTGATTATCTTCATCACCCATATGGTCATACCTGTTAACTATATCCTTCCAGTCACTTCCTCCATCGTTATGTAGTTTTCCAGGAATGActctgtttttgttttgataagTCCTATCGACAGGTCTATCTTCTAATGCCaattccatcatcctctttgCTAGTTCATCCGCTTTCTGTTTGTTTCCTCTTTTACTTAAGCCATCAATCACTGGCATGAATGATGCATGATCGAATCCATATCCCTTATCAATCAGTTTATGAAGAAGGCTACTAGCATCTGCTAACCTTTCATCCTGGCAAAGTCTTTCAATCAAATCTTTATACATGAAATTCTTCAATGTGAGATATCTATCTAACGAAGCTTCAAATAGCTCCTTTGCATCAGAGAGTTGTCCTCCAGCTAGTAATTCATTGAACAACAAACTGTACAGGGCTTCTTTGTGGCCGCATATACTCAAAGCTACCTCAAATAGTTCACAAGCTACTTTAAAATCACTACACTTGCAGAGGGctttaatcaatattttgaatgaagATATATTAGGAGATATGCCCTTATCCAACATTTCATGTAAAAGCGAAATGGCATCATTTGCTTTTCCTCCTTCGCAAAGGCAActgattatattattataagtgaaAATATCTGGACTTatccctttttctttcatctcatccatcaatccatatatttcaaatatttgcTTTTTACTTCCTAAACCCAGGATCAAGGCATTATAAGTTTGAAGAGTCTTGCTACAACCATTTCTCTCCATATCCTTCAAGACACGAAAAGCCGATGATATCTTCCCTTGTTTACAGAAACTCCATATGAATGTATCATAAGTTACAGAATCAGGGTGCAAGTTTTTTGCCAACATttcaataaacttttttttggCTTCCTCTAGCCTCCCAGCTTTGCAAAGTCCATTAATTAAAGTTGTGTATGTGATTCCATCAGGCAAGCAGTTTGATACATTAGTGATTGAATTAATTAGAGTGGCAAATGTGTTTCCTTTATCAAGGGATGTTGGTCCATTAGTCCACATCTCACTTACAATTTCCATTGCCTTTTCCAATTCTCCATTTCTAGAGAGACCATTGACCACAATATTGCAGGTTACAGTATCCGGTTGATAGGATTTTTCATTCATCTTTTGCAGCATTTCCTCTGCCTCTTGCGTTCTGCCCTTTTTCCACAGGCTATGCAGCAACGTGTTGCAGGTATAAGTATTCGGCTGACAGCCATTCTTTATCATTTCATGAAGAACACGTTTAGCTTCAAAAACCTTCCCTTTACTGCAGTATCCATGCAGGAGTGTACTATAAGTAACTGTATCCGGGTAAACCCCATTGCTCATCATCACATCCATCAGCCCTCTTGCATCTGACAGCATATGGTTTCTGCATAACCCATCCACCATAATGTTATATGTGTAAGCATTCGGTTCAATGCCTTTTGCCGCCATTTCATCAAGTACTAACCGAGCCTCCAATAGCTCCCCATTCCTGAGCAAACCCAACAACCATATGTTATAACTTTCCAGAGAGACAAAATTCCCAGCTTTCTTCATGGTGTCAACCAAACCCCTTGCACCCTCGATCATCCCATGCTTACAGAACCCCTTAAGCATCAAATTATAAGTTACAACATTGGGTCTAGGAAGCCCCAATTCCACATCCATCTGCATATCTCTGAAAATCCTCGATGCCTCAAGAACCTTTCCAGCTCTACAAAGCGCAGAAATCCTCGAATTAAAAGTAACAACATCAGGCAACAACCCTACCTCGCTCATCCTCTCAACAAGTTTCTCAGCTTCATCATTTAGCTCCTCTTTACAAAATGCAGAAACAAGAGTATTGTACACGACCCTGTTAGCAATACGACACGAACTGTTATTGTCATTGCCATTGCTATTGCTATAACTATTGTTAACAAGCTCCAAGGCTTGTTTGACGCGACCAGCGCGGCACAAGCCACGGACCAGAATCCCAAGAGTGAACTCGTTCGGGTGGCATCCTTTTTGGGACATTTTGTCGAACAGTTGGATGGCGTGGTCGAAGGCGCGAGAGTCGCAGAGAGACTGGATGAGGAGGTTGAAGGTGTAGGTCTGAGGGGTGACACGTGCGGCGATCATGTCAGTGTACAGCCACGTGACGAGGTTGGGGAGGCTGTGTTGGATGGAGGAGCGGAGGAGGAGGTTGTAGAAGGAGATGGAGGGAGGGGATGAGGGGAATTGAGCTCTAAGGGATTTGAAGTGTGTGAGGGCCTCGTGGATGTGACCCCATTGGGCGAGGATTCGGACCATGGAAAGGATGGAAGGCTGCGCAATGTGGTGCGGCTGAGAGGCTAGGAGGAGTTTGTGGAGGTCGTGGAGTTGAAGGTGCATGTTGGCCCCTGCAAGGATGCGTGTTGTGATGGTGACAAGGTGCTGAGTGTGATCGGCGAAGGAAGAGGCAGAGGAAGGGGAAGACATAACGCGCTTCACCAATTGCCACGCCAATTTTGGATTCTTGCTGTTCTTAAGAACACCTTCCATCACCTTCCTCCTTAACTCCATTCtattatttgtttgcttttcCAGAAACAGTATCCCAAACTCGCAGAAGAAGAACACGGCTTCTGACTCTTCTTTTCTGCATTTCTAACTGCAAAACCATATATGTATattgtgaaaaataatattatgtaattttatacaactcatattttcaaagtttgagaaaataaaaattatccaaACAACACTTTGAGTGTTCCATTGTAAACTTCATCATTAGAACATACTGGAGTGAAACTcgattttttaataattttatttcaattatattgaattttactTCCATTCTTAATTTTAcccattatttttatttcatgaataatactcaatattctttttcttttgtagtttttattaaattaaggtaataacaaattcaaatagaaaatttattatttgtcaaGTACA contains:
- the LOC108342363 gene encoding pentatricopeptide repeat-containing protein At2g17140, translating into MELRRKVMEGVLKNSKNPKLAWQLVKRVMSSPSSASSFADHTQHLVTITTRILAGANMHLQLHDLHKLLLASQPHHIAQPSILSMVRILAQWGHIHEALTHFKSLRAQFPSSPPSISFYNLLLRSSIQHSLPNLVTWLYTDMIAARVTPQTYTFNLLIQSLCDSRAFDHAIQLFDKMSQKGCHPNEFTLGILVRGLCRAGRVKQALELVNNSYSNSNGNDNNSSCRIANRVVYNTLVSAFCKEELNDEAEKLVERMSEVGLLPDVVTFNSRISALCRAGKVLEASRIFRDMQMDVELGLPRPNVVTYNLMLKGFCKHGMIEGARGLVDTMKKAGNFVSLESYNIWLLGLLRNGELLEARLVLDEMAAKGIEPNAYTYNIMVDGLCRNHMLSDARGLMDVMMSNGVYPDTVTYSTLLHGYCSKGKVFEAKRVLHEMIKNGCQPNTYTCNTLLHSLWKKGRTQEAEEMLQKMNEKSYQPDTVTCNIVVNGLSRNGELEKAMEIVSEMWTNGPTSLDKGNTFATLINSITNVSNCLPDGITYTTLINGLCKAGRLEEAKKKFIEMLAKNLHPDSVTYDTFIWSFCKQGKISSAFRVLKDMERNGCSKTLQTYNALILGLGSKKQIFEIYGLMDEMKEKGISPDIFTYNNIISCLCEGGKANDAISLLHEMLDKGISPNISSFKILIKALCKCSDFKVACELFEVALSICGHKEALYSLLFNELLAGGQLSDAKELFEASLDRYLTLKNFMYKDLIERLCQDERLADASSLLHKLIDKGYGFDHASFMPVIDGLSKRGNKQKADELAKRMMELALEDRPVDRTYQNKNRVIPGKLHNDGGSDWKDIVNRDGGTGIALKTLKRVQKGWGQGSISSLQSQPNDFLDYYDGSG